ACTATCCAtattacataatgatttaaatgtatcataaaaattagatatatctttaataccAATATTcatcgattttatttttttttctataacatCCTTATTAATCTTATTACTACTATTAGTAGTTATTTTCTTATTATAATGACTATTTGTTTCTAtatgattattataaaaatcctTTAATGTGGTGGTTCCATTTTCTGCTTTTTGATTCAGTTTGTGACCtaaccataaaatagcgGATTCAGCAATTTTATCACTCTCTAAATTCTCATCAATACCAGTATTATTAAAGTAATTTAGGAATGCTATAAAGGCAGaactaatttttttgttatcatCATTACCACAATTATTATCAGGACAATGCATTTCGGTTAAACTTCCAATAAACGTATAATTTTTAGAATTTTGATCGAGGACAAGACCACGATCCATCAAGTCAATTACATCACactacgaatatattttacgaattaaaaaaaagaatgtattaatataaatgttactaaaatgaaaattaatataatttatagttaATGCAACATCCAAATAATGTAAGAAAAAGAATATATACCAGCTTAATagacattataatgaaattccGTTCTAATTTGGAGGTTATGTAGGATGatgctatttatatatattgcataatatatgttatatttactTAAGCTCTTTACATACCAATTATCTTtcgttatatatattcttaattttaatttcatataaaataataatatagtagtattactaaaatcatattatacttattttatgacatttagctaaattaccttaaatagagggttgcttaatacattttatacaaaaaatactattcttactaacatttggtataactttattataaaaattaatatgcttttataatgaatttaaaaaatatatacttatacatatgctttaatatagaacgTAAACAACGccctaaaacttaaatactgtataaatttaaaaataaaaaagttttattattattataatccttaaaaccatataaataataactttttaaaatatattaaatatttatatacttgtttcttataatatataatatagtttttttttaattatagtattttcaaattaagttatatCCTTCATTTTCTATCcaaattacataattttaatattacttttaattaatatatatacattctaattatattttaacattttcaataactttatttttattcctacatattctaatttataaatattctttattgggtaattttataatatattttcccatcttttccattctttaaaagaacatttagcactgaacccgtacttataagcttaaataagtctttgaatgcatattatttttaaaataatgcttagtaaatattaacaaataaataagtattgatgcaaattttaaagtataatagaaaacgatgtttaattaggttgttatattacctttaagaggagagaaataagatatattgctattttaatatataaatttaaataaatatttgctaaATGTTTTGCACTGTTCAttattatcttatatattttattgttatatttatcaatgtatatacaattaaataatttattaaaaattctatattttattaattctatggtaaaataatgataatataatatgcgttaatatgcaataataaaatgttatttaacatgaattgagtCTTTAACCCTTTCTCCATTGGtgcaaatttttataatataaaactacaaatccTAAATTGAagctttaacaaatatataacattgatacctttataatgtattagtATGTGTattttcgataatattaatgtttaattatataattttccacaaaaaaacaatatttcaatattagttactAGTAgagtaatttattatattatattatatttatggggttataataataacgttATTCTATCTAtctaattatttataattattagtacaaaatatgatatgaaattttattaatatacttatattttattttttaactattttaaatgtaatatatgtatacctcaaaatataaaatttaaaaatgaatagcGATTAATCTAATTTTATACCAATATGGGAactaaattaaaatatataaactatttctat
Above is a window of Plasmodium yoelii strain 17X genome assembly, chromosome: 9 DNA encoding:
- a CDS encoding PIR protein, with translation MSIKLCDVIDLMDRGLVLDQNSKNYTFIGSLTEMHCPDNNCGNDDNKKISSAFIAFLNYFNNTGIDENLESDKIAESAILWLGHKLNQKAENGTTTLKDFYNNHIETNSHYNKKITTNSSNKINKDVIEKKIKSMNIGIKDISNFYDTFKSLCNMDSELDPKKKPQCNKCLKNAGEFYEKYEKLKNALDINKGSSYLQLLSSLSNDYNKFKEKYKKDVCNDIESFESCLRSSSTKSPVTNCPMTNCPATECPATECPTTECPVKECPVTKSTLITIVIIFVASSILLGVSYKYSLFGFRKRSQKQHLREKLKK